One Pseudomonas rhizophila DNA window includes the following coding sequences:
- a CDS encoding ribonuclease E inhibitor RraB yields MSTAYQEDISTSVLRRMKEGGFDFSQFHPIEFYAIFPDEERARRAAGQFRGESLNAQISARDDGAWSLELSRVMYATYDDIGDFEQNFEAVVEPLGGIIEGWGVKQEIRRLHA; encoded by the coding sequence ATGAGCACAGCCTATCAAGAAGACATCAGCACCAGTGTGCTTCGCCGCATGAAAGAAGGCGGTTTCGATTTCTCACAATTCCATCCCATCGAGTTCTACGCCATTTTCCCGGATGAGGAGCGGGCGCGCAGGGCGGCAGGTCAATTTCGGGGTGAGTCATTGAATGCACAGATCAGCGCACGGGATGACGGCGCCTGGTCATTGGAGTTGAGCCGGGTGATGTACGCCACCTACGATGACATTGGAGACTTCGAACAAAACTTCGAGGCGGTAGTGGAACCTTTGGGTGGCATCATCGAGGGGTGGGGCGTCAAACAGGAAATACGGCGCCTGCACGCCTGA
- a CDS encoding c-type cytochrome, which translates to MKVLIVFGALLLSTPLFAAQLVLELGTTARTWQTEELLQHPDARTIQIAEDVSYKKPMNYRAVPLTALLTGVEPDDHLQAVALEGFAAELPAAPLLNTNGARAWLAIEDPAHPWPPLGEGKGSAGPFYLVWTNPQAGHISPEQWPYAVATIKRLSAVAERFPALLPAPTVTQDDPVYKGFELFQKNCLACHRLNGAGDAQFGPDLNIPFNPTEYFSGDFLKRYIRDPQSLRRWPQGKMPAFSATVLPDAELDLLVGYLKHMAGRKQPLAP; encoded by the coding sequence GTGAAAGTTCTCATTGTGTTCGGCGCGCTGCTGCTCAGCACGCCCTTGTTTGCCGCGCAGCTGGTGCTGGAGCTGGGCACGACTGCCCGCACCTGGCAGACCGAAGAACTGCTCCAGCATCCTGACGCTCGAACGATCCAGATCGCTGAAGACGTTTCCTACAAAAAACCGATGAATTATCGCGCCGTGCCGCTGACAGCGCTGTTGACTGGCGTCGAGCCCGACGACCATCTCCAGGCCGTGGCGCTGGAAGGATTTGCCGCCGAATTGCCCGCAGCACCGTTACTCAACACAAACGGCGCGCGAGCCTGGCTGGCGATCGAAGACCCGGCCCACCCCTGGCCCCCACTGGGTGAAGGCAAGGGCAGCGCCGGGCCCTTCTATCTGGTCTGGACCAACCCCCAGGCAGGTCACATCAGCCCCGAACAATGGCCGTACGCGGTGGCGACCATCAAGCGCCTGTCAGCGGTAGCCGAGCGCTTCCCTGCCCTGCTGCCAGCACCCACGGTGACCCAGGATGACCCGGTCTATAAGGGCTTTGAACTGTTCCAGAAAAACTGCCTGGCTTGCCATCGGCTCAACGGCGCAGGCGACGCGCAGTTTGGCCCGGACCTGAACATCCCCTTCAATCCTACCGAGTACTTTTCCGGGGATTTCCTCAAGCGCTATATCCGCGACCCACAAAGCCTGCGTCGCTGGCCCCAAGGGAAGATGCCGGCGTTCTCGGCCACCGTGCTGCCGGATGCGGAGCTGGATCTGCTGGTGGGGTATCTCAAGCACATGGCGGGGCGTAAACAGCCGTTGGCCCCATGA
- a CDS encoding START domain-containing protein — MGSLHRMAVLCGLTVLLATATAQAEDWKVAKEEDGIKVSLSEVAGSKYKAYQGVTVMKTTMAKLQALQEDVSAACAWIHECKSQELLKHEGDQSWTYTQFNTPWPVTPRDSVLQVTTVKGADGSLTRNLKGVPTYRPEKKGFVRVTQVEGFWKFTPKDAGQVEVIYQVHTEPGGDVPSWLANKFVVDAPFNTLKALKARAEK, encoded by the coding sequence ATGGGTTCGCTGCATCGTATGGCTGTGTTGTGTGGTTTGACCGTGCTGCTGGCAACGGCTACCGCCCAGGCAGAAGACTGGAAAGTCGCCAAGGAAGAGGATGGCATCAAGGTTTCCCTCAGTGAAGTGGCCGGTTCCAAGTACAAGGCCTACCAAGGCGTGACCGTCATGAAAACCACCATGGCCAAGCTGCAAGCGCTTCAGGAAGACGTTTCGGCTGCCTGTGCCTGGATTCACGAATGCAAGAGCCAGGAGCTGCTCAAGCATGAAGGGGACCAGAGCTGGACCTACACCCAGTTCAACACGCCCTGGCCGGTTACCCCGCGGGACTCGGTGTTGCAAGTGACCACCGTCAAAGGTGCCGATGGCAGCCTGACCCGCAACCTCAAGGGCGTGCCAACCTACCGGCCTGAAAAAAAGGGTTTTGTGCGGGTCACTCAAGTTGAAGGCTTCTGGAAATTCACGCCCAAGGACGCCGGTCAGGTCGAAGTGATCTATCAGGTCCACACCGAACCAGGTGGCGATGTTCCTTCCTGGCTGGCCAACAAGTTCGTGGTGGATGCGCCGTTCAATACGTTGAAAGCCTTGAAAGCACGTGCCGAGAAATAA
- a CDS encoding translation initiation factor 2: protein MKAIAPAAWVLIGLLTAFPSEGVVAASAQEKPAASATKSASKKKPAVVKKAPAKKAAVAKKKRAPVASKSQSAREVAKTRLPPAKLDLSLPQDMVEDLQPPGAVPLPKREPLLPSMFGEKPGPFQLNGRLLSNEMQLPLRNQERNEVEGAALDFEFKQ from the coding sequence ATGAAAGCCATTGCTCCTGCCGCCTGGGTTTTGATCGGCCTGTTGACTGCCTTCCCTTCGGAAGGTGTCGTGGCTGCGTCGGCGCAGGAGAAACCGGCCGCCAGTGCCACTAAAAGCGCCTCGAAGAAAAAACCGGCAGTTGTTAAAAAAGCGCCGGCTAAAAAAGCTGCGGTAGCGAAGAAAAAACGGGCCCCTGTCGCCTCCAAGAGTCAATCTGCCCGCGAGGTCGCCAAAACCCGGTTACCGCCGGCCAAGCTGGATTTGAGCCTGCCTCAAGACATGGTCGAGGATCTGCAGCCTCCGGGGGCGGTGCCGTTACCCAAGCGTGAGCCTTTGTTGCCCTCCATGTTTGGGGAAAAACCGGGCCCGTTCCAACTCAATGGCCGTTTGCTGAGCAATGAAATGCAATTGCCGTTGCGCAATCAGGAGCGCAATGAAGTCGAAGGCGCGGCGTTGGATTTCGAATTCAAGCAGTAA
- a CDS encoding YkgJ family cysteine cluster protein: MKCREGCGACCIAPSISSPIPGMPHGKPAGERCVQLSVDNLCQIFGQPERPRVCSAFEADIEVCGNSSEDAIRLIGWWEQITAA; this comes from the coding sequence ATGAAATGCCGCGAAGGCTGTGGCGCCTGCTGCATCGCCCCTTCCATCAGTTCGCCGATTCCTGGCATGCCCCACGGCAAGCCGGCGGGCGAACGTTGTGTGCAGCTGTCAGTCGATAACCTGTGCCAGATCTTCGGCCAGCCGGAGCGGCCGAGGGTGTGCTCGGCGTTCGAGGCCGACATCGAGGTCTGCGGCAACAGCTCTGAAGACGCCATCCGGCTGATCGGTTGGTGGGAGCAAATCACGGCAGCGTAA
- a CDS encoding PLP-dependent aminotransferase family protein, with amino-acid sequence MTNLLLYQRIAQQLAEDIRRGVYQPGERVPSVRKMSSQLNVSHATVLQAYANLEDQGLIRARPQSGYYVHQTPALTAPTPDIARVERPGLVTRSSIIQQVLVESRREGVFPLGAAVPSVDYLPVRALHQQLAKVTRFHSPRAFSYMFSPGFEPLRRQVAIRMRDAGVVVDPSEVVITHGCVDALQMSLRVLTRPGDLIAAESPTYYGLLQLADLLGLKVIEIPSDPVTGMSLEALQLAANQWSIKALVLTTRLSNPLGGTMPEERQKQLLRLASDFDIQIVEDDIYGELMFEQGRTKALKAYDRLDRVIYCSSFSKTLSPGVRIGWMIAGKFQQEIQRLQTFSTHSACSVTQMGIAAYLENGGYDRHLRYIRQEYRKNLSAFQLAVQQYFPEGTQMSRPNGGFILWVSLPGRVNTQELHVRALQQGISIAPGLIFSNTEQFNHCIRLNCGTPWNREAERALMTLGLLATQLCQETTSGF; translated from the coding sequence ATGACCAACCTCTTGCTCTATCAACGTATTGCCCAACAACTGGCTGAAGACATCCGGCGCGGTGTGTATCAGCCCGGCGAACGTGTGCCTTCGGTGCGCAAGATGAGCTCGCAGCTCAACGTCAGCCATGCGACGGTGCTGCAGGCCTACGCCAACCTTGAAGATCAGGGGCTGATCCGTGCGCGGCCGCAGTCCGGTTACTACGTGCATCAAACCCCGGCCCTGACGGCGCCGACGCCGGACATCGCGCGGGTCGAGCGTCCGGGGCTGGTTACGCGCAGCAGCATCATCCAGCAAGTGTTGGTTGAGTCGCGCCGCGAAGGGGTATTTCCCCTGGGCGCGGCGGTGCCGAGCGTCGACTACCTGCCTGTACGAGCGCTGCACCAGCAACTGGCCAAGGTCACGCGCTTCCACAGCCCGCGGGCGTTCAGCTACATGTTCAGCCCGGGCTTCGAACCCTTGCGCCGCCAAGTGGCGATTCGCATGCGCGATGCCGGGGTCGTGGTGGATCCCTCCGAGGTGGTGATCACTCACGGTTGCGTGGATGCGCTGCAAATGTCCTTGCGGGTGCTGACCCGGCCAGGAGACCTGATCGCCGCCGAGTCGCCGACCTACTACGGCTTGCTGCAACTGGCGGATCTGCTGGGCCTCAAGGTCATCGAGATCCCCAGCGACCCGGTCACCGGCATGAGCCTGGAAGCCCTGCAACTGGCGGCCAATCAGTGGTCGATCAAGGCGCTGGTGCTGACCACGCGCTTGAGCAATCCCCTCGGTGGGACGATGCCCGAGGAGCGGCAAAAGCAACTGTTGCGCCTGGCCTCGGATTTCGACATCCAGATCGTTGAAGACGATATTTATGGCGAGTTGATGTTCGAGCAAGGACGCACCAAGGCGCTCAAGGCCTATGACCGGTTGGACCGAGTCATTTACTGTTCGAGTTTTTCCAAGACGTTGTCACCGGGCGTGCGCATTGGTTGGATGATTGCCGGTAAATTCCAGCAGGAAATCCAACGGCTCCAGACCTTCAGCACGCACTCGGCATGCAGCGTCACGCAGATGGGCATCGCGGCGTACCTGGAAAATGGCGGCTATGATCGGCACTTGCGTTATATCCGCCAGGAGTACCGCAAAAACCTCAGTGCCTTTCAGTTGGCAGTGCAGCAATACTTTCCCGAAGGTACGCAAATGAGCCGGCCTAATGGAGGCTTCATTCTGTGGGTCAGTCTGCCGGGGCGGGTCAACACCCAGGAGTTGCATGTACGGGCGTTGCAGCAAGGTATCAGCATTGCACCAGGGCTGATTTTCAGTAACACCGAACAGTTCAACCATTGCATCCGCCTCAATTGCGGTACGCCTTGGAACCGCGAAGCTGAACGGGCCTTGATGACGCTCGGCTTGCTGGCCACCCAACTGTGCCAGGAGACCACCAGCGGTTTTTGA